In Caproiciproducens sp. NJN-50, the following are encoded in one genomic region:
- a CDS encoding VanZ family protein: MQESFLNLLVRLKDLLFQGSLNLTGALLWGMILYLICLPLFFRKKEFPQNLCIAVLFLYTAALLQSCQCLTVPKSWNPDGPSIAAAFGAMEWNPFLFSSFGVSGLWTSLLSDFLVLMPIGFLVPMASFRVRFWKMILIALLCGTGLEAVQLLANILTQSASRSVSTGEAILSAAGCLTGYLIFSGLKKLPVIRHRARARHYTHPGQAV, encoded by the coding sequence ATGCAGGAATCGTTTCTCAATCTGCTGGTCCGGCTCAAGGACCTCCTTTTTCAAGGATCGCTGAACCTGACCGGTGCTTTGCTGTGGGGGATGATCCTTTATTTGATCTGCCTGCCCCTGTTCTTCCGAAAAAAGGAGTTTCCCCAGAATCTCTGCATTGCCGTATTGTTTTTGTACACCGCCGCGCTTTTGCAGTCCTGCCAGTGCCTGACCGTCCCGAAATCCTGGAATCCGGACGGGCCTTCCATCGCCGCGGCCTTCGGCGCCATGGAGTGGAATCCCTTTCTTTTCTCCTCATTCGGCGTCAGCGGTTTGTGGACATCCCTTCTTTCTGATTTCCTGGTTTTGATGCCAATCGGCTTTTTGGTTCCGATGGCCAGCTTTCGGGTCCGGTTTTGGAAAATGATCCTGATCGCCCTGCTGTGCGGCACCGGTCTGGAGGCTGTCCAGCTGCTTGCGAACATTCTGACACAAAGCGCTTCCCGCAGCGTCAGTACGGGAGAAGCCATTTTAAGCGCCGCGGGTTGTCTGACCGGCTATTTAATTTTCTCCGGATTGAAAAAGCTTCCCGTTATCCGGCACAGAGCGCGGGCCCGTCATTACACACATCCCGGACAAGCCGTGTAA
- a CDS encoding V-type ATPase subunit: MFSEFSSNVVLSKARAMYGKRLTEQNYNDLLACQSVGEVAVYLKDNTAYGKVLSGIEESEIHRGQLEAKLRQKLLEDYASLCHYEITVGEHFSQYFIKRNEIDQILRAILLLDAGMPEEYLFNMPSYLLRHTKIDLKSLSKIKNFEDLLRALGHTDYRRLLEPFQPDENGWINYTGIESALYSYLYSNMFRIIQKYTHGEAAAQLNDILKSFIDLTNFTRIVRLKISYHADPEFIKKALFPYGTFKEHLLDKMIEAEGEEGITAVLETTEIGKRALKFEHGYAGEIQRRMNFRNCHHYIDFSTHPSVVLISYIFTSEAEISDIITIVEGIRYRLATDEIKKLLIIVNN, translated from the coding sequence ATGTTTTCCGAATTTTCTTCAAACGTTGTCCTCTCCAAAGCCCGCGCGATGTATGGAAAAAGGCTGACCGAACAAAATTATAACGACCTGCTCGCCTGCCAGTCGGTCGGTGAAGTTGCGGTCTATCTGAAAGACAATACGGCATACGGAAAAGTTCTTTCCGGGATCGAGGAGTCGGAAATTCACCGTGGCCAGCTTGAGGCAAAACTGAGACAGAAGCTCTTGGAAGACTACGCTTCCCTTTGTCATTACGAAATCACCGTGGGCGAGCATTTTTCGCAGTATTTTATCAAAAGAAACGAGATCGACCAGATTCTGCGCGCCATTCTTTTACTGGACGCGGGCATGCCGGAAGAGTATCTGTTCAACATGCCTTCCTATCTTCTCCGCCATACAAAAATCGACCTGAAATCCCTGAGCAAAATCAAGAATTTTGAAGATCTTCTCCGCGCTTTGGGTCATACCGACTACCGCCGGCTTCTGGAGCCCTTTCAGCCGGATGAAAACGGCTGGATCAATTATACGGGGATCGAAAGCGCGCTTTATTCCTATCTGTATTCGAACATGTTCCGAATCATCCAGAAGTATACGCATGGAGAAGCTGCCGCTCAACTGAATGACATTTTAAAGTCATTTATCGACCTCACCAATTTCACCAGAATTGTCAGGTTGAAAATCTCCTACCACGCAGACCCGGAATTTATCAAAAAGGCATTGTTTCCATACGGCACTTTCAAGGAACACCTGTTGGACAAAATGATCGAGGCGGAAGGCGAAGAAGGAATCACTGCGGTCCTCGAAACCACGGAAATCGGAAAACGCGCCTTAAAATTCGAGCACGGCTACGCCGGGGAAATCCAGCGCCGCATGAACTTCCGCAACTGCCACCACTACATTGATTTTTCTACGCATCCTTCCGTTGTCCTGATTTCCTACATCTTTACAAGTGAAGCGGAAATCAGCGATATCATCACGATTGTTGAGGGAATCCGCTATCGGCTGGCAACGGATGAGATTAAGAAACTGCTCATTATCGTGAATAATTAG
- a CDS encoding histidinol-phosphatase HisJ family protein, which produces MNIQYLSDCHIHTDCSPDGADSAMMMCESAARLGFYAVAITDHCECNSYRKDGYDKSIRQSCYESRKAAAAFQGRLHVLSGIELGQPMQDPEAAEDVLNCFSYDFILASLHNIKEKEDFFELDYSTEKMDVILGRYFDEIMEMIEWGKFDSLAHLTYPWRYIVGKSGLSIPTSRYLYKIEEVLKSLVRKKIALEVNTSGFRQKLGVSMPDYPVIRRYRELGGSLITIGSDAHRWADVGGGVEQGLELLRKAGFQHYAVYSGRKPQFLPVE; this is translated from the coding sequence ATGAATATTCAATATCTTTCGGACTGCCACATTCATACGGACTGTTCCCCGGACGGCGCCGATTCCGCGATGATGATGTGCGAAAGCGCCGCACGGCTGGGATTTTATGCCGTTGCTATCACGGATCACTGTGAATGCAATTCCTATCGCAAGGACGGATATGACAAATCCATCCGTCAGTCATGCTATGAGTCGAGAAAAGCCGCCGCGGCGTTTCAGGGAAGGCTCCACGTGCTCTCCGGCATCGAACTGGGCCAGCCGATGCAGGACCCGGAAGCTGCTGAAGACGTTCTGAACTGTTTCAGCTATGATTTTATTCTTGCTTCTCTGCACAATATAAAAGAGAAAGAGGATTTTTTTGAACTGGATTATTCCACGGAAAAGATGGACGTCATTTTGGGCAGATATTTTGATGAGATCATGGAAATGATCGAATGGGGAAAATTTGATTCCCTCGCCCATTTAACCTACCCCTGGCGCTATATCGTCGGGAAATCTGGCCTTTCTATTCCAACTTCCCGGTATCTTTACAAAATCGAAGAGGTTCTGAAAAGCCTGGTTAGAAAAAAGATCGCCCTTGAGGTAAACACATCCGGTTTCCGCCAGAAGCTGGGAGTCTCCATGCCGGACTATCCTGTCATTCGGCGCTATCGGGAACTGGGCGGCAGCCTGATTACCATCGGGTCCGACGCCCATCGCTGGGCGGATGTCGGAGGGGGCGTAGAACAGGGCCTGGAGCTTCTCCGCAAAGCGGGATTTCAGCACTATGCAGTCTATTCCGGCCGAAAACCACAGTTTCTGCCGGTTGAATAA
- a CDS encoding Lrp/AsnC family transcriptional regulator, which produces MDRLLALLNENARLSNRQLAVMLGKTEHEIEDAIAAYEKAGVIRGYKALINWEKIDKNKAIALIELRVSPKRERGFDEIAGKIMQFEEVESVYLMSGGYDLAVKVHGKSMQDIAMFVMRRLSTLDSVLSTATHFILTRYKDGNVILNTEDEKDERRSVLCD; this is translated from the coding sequence ATGGATCGTCTTCTGGCTCTTTTAAATGAAAATGCAAGACTGTCGAACAGGCAGCTTGCCGTAATGCTTGGAAAAACGGAACATGAAATCGAGGATGCCATTGCGGCCTATGAAAAAGCGGGGGTGATCCGGGGATATAAAGCGCTGATCAACTGGGAAAAGATTGACAAAAATAAGGCGATCGCCCTGATTGAGCTGCGGGTTTCGCCCAAGAGAGAGCGCGGCTTTGATGAAATCGCGGGCAAGATCATGCAGTTCGAGGAGGTGGAGAGCGTCTACCTGATGTCCGGGGGTTATGACCTTGCGGTCAAGGTCCACGGGAAAAGCATGCAGGATATCGCAATGTTTGTCATGCGCCGCCTCTCTACGCTGGATTCCGTGCTTTCCACCGCGACGCATTTCATCCTGACCCGTTACAAGGACGGCAATGTGATCCTCAATACGGAGGATGAGAAGGATGAAAGAAGGAGTGTGCTCTGTGATTGA
- the spoIIR gene encoding stage II sporulation protein R codes for MKTFGKALCLAFVFAVLLNFTGFTAGCEEIPSQVLRLHVLANSDSQQDQSLKLKVRDRILEESRGMLDNVKDREEAEKAVRQRLDQLQEAAQDEVKRQGYGYPVTVRLAKTYFTTRTYGDVTLPAGEYDALEVTIGSGEGHNWWCVIFPQLCLPAAQDKKQLEDVLNPNELKIVRDGGGYQVKFKTVEYYEQLKQWLGQR; via the coding sequence ATGAAAACATTTGGAAAAGCATTGTGCTTGGCTTTTGTTTTTGCCGTTTTGCTGAACTTTACCGGGTTTACAGCGGGCTGTGAGGAAATCCCGTCGCAGGTGCTCCGGCTGCACGTCCTTGCCAACTCCGATTCCCAGCAGGATCAGAGCCTGAAGCTGAAAGTCCGAGACAGAATCCTTGAGGAAAGCCGTGGGATGCTGGACAATGTGAAGGACAGGGAAGAGGCGGAAAAAGCGGTCCGCCAAAGGCTGGATCAGCTGCAGGAGGCCGCGCAGGATGAAGTGAAACGGCAGGGCTATGGGTATCCGGTGACGGTCCGGCTTGCCAAAACATACTTTACCACCCGGACATATGGCGACGTGACTTTGCCCGCCGGAGAATACGACGCCCTGGAAGTGACCATCGGTTCCGGAGAAGGGCACAACTGGTGGTGCGTCATTTTTCCGCAGCTCTGTCTTCCGGCCGCTCAGGATAAAAAACAGCTTGAGGATGTTTTGAACCCGAACGAATTGAAAATCGTCCGGGACGGAGGAGGCTATCAGGTAAAATTCAAGACGGTCGAATATTACGAACAGCTGAAACAGTGGCTGGGCCAGCGGTAA
- the ispE gene encoding 4-(cytidine 5'-diphospho)-2-C-methyl-D-erythritol kinase produces MPDLVENAYAKINLTLDVTGKRPDGYHTIRSVFQSITLCDRLTLLSGPEGEIRVASDRPRLSCGRDNTVHRAAEAFFRAAGIQNPGVFLLLEKRIPWQAGLGGGSADAASALRLLNRRFSFPLSGAELSEVGLNIGADVPFCLTNGTMLAEGIGERLTRLPPLSACHILLCKPAAGIGTKEAYRALDRDGTFGDRFTEPMLGALRGGDLTEIAKYAGNVFEPLALLPEIPQIKTRMLKSGAAAACMTGTGSAVFGLFERIGQAQTCAKDLSGIYPEVFLCEPYSSC; encoded by the coding sequence ATGCCTGATCTCGTCGAGAACGCCTATGCGAAGATCAATCTGACGCTGGACGTCACGGGGAAGCGCCCGGACGGCTATCACACAATCCGCTCCGTCTTCCAAAGCATCACGCTATGTGACCGGCTCACTCTTCTGAGCGGGCCGGAGGGTGAGATCCGTGTCGCCAGCGACCGCCCAAGGCTGTCCTGCGGACGGGACAACACGGTGCACCGCGCGGCGGAGGCTTTTTTCAGGGCGGCCGGGATCCAAAATCCCGGTGTTTTCCTTCTGCTGGAAAAACGGATTCCCTGGCAGGCTGGCCTTGGCGGAGGAAGCGCGGATGCGGCCTCGGCCCTTCGGCTTTTAAACAGACGCTTTTCTTTTCCCCTGAGCGGAGCGGAACTGTCTGAGGTTGGACTGAACATAGGCGCCGACGTGCCGTTTTGTCTGACAAACGGGACAATGCTGGCCGAGGGAATCGGCGAACGGCTGACGCGCCTGCCGCCGCTTTCCGCCTGTCATATCCTTCTTTGCAAACCTGCCGCCGGGATCGGGACGAAGGAAGCGTATCGGGCCCTGGACCGGGACGGAACGTTTGGCGACCGCTTTACGGAGCCGATGCTGGGAGCGCTCCGCGGAGGGGATTTAACCGAAATCGCGAAATACGCGGGCAATGTGTTTGAACCTCTGGCCTTGTTGCCGGAAATTCCGCAAATTAAAACGCGAATGCTGAAGTCCGGGGCGGCGGCCGCCTGCATGACGGGGACAGGCTCCGCCGTATTCGGGCTGTTTGAGCGGATTGGACAGGCTCAGACCTGTGCCAAGGACCTTTCTGGAATTTACCCGGAGGTTTTTCTGTGTGAGCCTTATTCTTCTTGTTAG
- a CDS encoding PD-(D/E)XK nuclease family protein translates to MLRLLLGRAGSGKTMAVRNALKDLAGSGDDKLMLIVPEQASFENERAMLRLLGPVLARRVSVVSFSRLAEEVLRHYGGFAGRRLDDGGRSIFMSLALEQVKDRLDIYRRNAESTELIGLLLDTCAEFKMCAVAPEDLFKAAEKMPDGTLRRKVSELSLILSAYDALVAQSYIDPLDDLTRLKEKLEQNDFFSGYTVMVDSFQSFTVQEYDVLSLILRQAKEVRAALCADRLDDPECGAGLFSLVRRTAKILIRLAKQNGVPVAAPIILESGTRFQSEDLKALEEGIYRPSHRKPFSGACKAISIYEAKNSYDESAFVAATIRRLMIDGGYRYRDFAVVARSQESYRGILDAALENWEIPYFMDRPEEIDAEPLMRLVLSAFRITQNGFRSDDVFLYLKTGLCGLTPEQISLLENYTFLWNLSGKKWREEWKDSPEGFAEETKPGGAAQLKELNELRIAVVAPLERFAGRTADADGEEMAGAVYRLLEELHAAEHLKQFAKQLSDDGNPALAERELRVWDLLMGILDQTALVLGKNKVTGMRYAELLRMVVLSSRIASIPQGLDEVTVGAADRSRPADPKVVFLVGCAQGQFPMVSGSGGLISDRERHELIGLGLELNDTGEGAAVQERFLAYSAMCTASQRLFLCYPVSDEDGKANSPSSILTETRAVLPGVQIWNELLLEQTYFATALKPVMELSAQKWHGGDPFSETLKELLRRRGKDRELASLAGAAEKRPFAFHDPRKATSLFSREMQVSATQIEIYHLCRFQYFCRYGLGARERKTAELNALEYGSLMHYLLQRLFQEIGSAQINGVTDRELRGVILKFLEDYVEARFGGLKNRTPRFAYLISRLADSAQIVARRIAEELAQSGFEPVDFELSIGGEIPPLTIPLPDGGKVEIDGKIDRVDVMARNGVRYLRVVDYKTGQKEFRLSDVIYGMNLQMLIYLAALCENGKRRYGEVLPAGVLYMPANRPSAAAKREDDGKKLEKDFGRKLRMDGLILNDAEVVAAMEPDGKGTYLPVTLKGGVPSGEGHLITERELEQAFHYIRRLVADMAEELKRGKIAAVPLSGDYDACAWCPYGAVCGHERDDLEREMQKWDRDAVIGEFSKGGETE, encoded by the coding sequence ATGCTGCGTTTACTTTTGGGCCGCGCCGGAAGCGGCAAGACGATGGCCGTGCGGAACGCGCTCAAAGATTTGGCCGGCTCCGGCGACGACAAGCTGATGCTGATCGTCCCGGAGCAGGCGTCGTTCGAGAACGAGCGCGCCATGCTCCGGCTGCTTGGGCCGGTGCTGGCCCGCCGCGTGAGCGTCGTGAGCTTTTCCCGGCTGGCGGAAGAGGTGCTGCGGCATTACGGCGGCTTTGCCGGAAGGCGGCTGGACGACGGAGGCCGCAGCATTTTCATGAGTCTGGCGCTCGAGCAGGTGAAGGACCGCCTCGACATTTACCGCCGGAACGCGGAAAGCACGGAGCTGATCGGCCTCCTTCTCGATACTTGCGCGGAATTCAAGATGTGTGCCGTCGCGCCGGAGGATCTTTTCAAAGCGGCGGAAAAAATGCCGGACGGGACGCTGCGAAGAAAAGTTTCCGAGCTGTCGCTGATCCTTTCGGCTTACGATGCGCTGGTGGCACAGAGCTACATAGATCCGCTCGACGACCTGACACGGTTAAAGGAAAAGCTGGAACAGAACGACTTCTTTTCGGGCTATACCGTGATGGTGGATTCTTTTCAGAGCTTTACCGTTCAGGAATATGACGTGCTTTCCCTGATTCTCAGACAGGCAAAGGAAGTCCGCGCCGCGCTGTGCGCGGACCGGCTCGATGACCCGGAGTGCGGCGCGGGGCTGTTTTCCCTGGTTCGCAGGACGGCAAAAATCCTGATTCGTCTTGCAAAACAAAATGGGGTCCCGGTTGCGGCTCCGATTATATTGGAAAGCGGAACCCGCTTTCAGAGCGAGGATCTGAAAGCTCTGGAGGAGGGAATTTATCGGCCCTCTCATAGAAAGCCATTTTCCGGAGCCTGTAAAGCGATTTCCATTTACGAGGCGAAAAACAGCTATGACGAGTCGGCGTTTGTGGCCGCGACGATTCGCCGTCTGATGATCGACGGGGGATACCGCTACCGGGACTTTGCGGTGGTTGCCCGCAGTCAGGAATCCTACCGTGGGATTCTCGACGCGGCGCTGGAAAACTGGGAAATACCGTATTTTATGGACAGGCCGGAGGAAATCGACGCGGAACCGCTGATGCGCTTGGTCCTTTCGGCGTTCCGCATCACCCAGAACGGCTTCCGCTCCGACGATGTGTTCCTTTATCTGAAAACGGGACTGTGCGGGCTGACGCCGGAGCAAATCTCCCTGCTGGAAAATTATACGTTCCTATGGAATCTGTCGGGAAAAAAATGGCGGGAGGAATGGAAGGACAGCCCGGAGGGCTTTGCCGAAGAAACAAAACCCGGCGGCGCTGCGCAGCTGAAAGAGCTCAATGAACTCAGGATCGCGGTAGTTGCCCCTTTGGAGCGATTCGCGGGCAGAACGGCGGACGCGGACGGGGAAGAAATGGCGGGGGCCGTGTATCGATTGCTGGAAGAACTGCACGCGGCGGAACATCTGAAACAGTTCGCCAAACAGCTTTCCGACGACGGAAATCCTGCGCTGGCGGAACGGGAACTGCGCGTCTGGGATCTGCTGATGGGGATTCTGGACCAGACTGCCCTTGTTCTCGGAAAAAACAAAGTGACAGGGATGCGATACGCCGAGCTGCTTCGGATGGTGGTGCTCTCCAGCCGGATCGCGAGCATCCCGCAGGGGCTGGACGAGGTAACCGTCGGCGCGGCGGACCGCTCCCGGCCCGCGGATCCCAAGGTGGTATTCCTTGTGGGATGCGCGCAGGGCCAGTTTCCGATGGTCTCCGGCTCCGGCGGGCTGATCAGCGACAGGGAGCGCCATGAGCTGATCGGACTGGGGCTGGAACTGAACGACACGGGGGAGGGAGCGGCGGTACAGGAACGTTTTCTGGCCTATTCCGCCATGTGTACGGCTTCCCAACGGCTTTTTCTGTGCTATCCGGTCTCCGATGAGGATGGAAAAGCAAATTCCCCCTCTTCCATCCTTACGGAAACCCGCGCCGTTCTTCCGGGAGTGCAGATATGGAATGAACTTCTGCTGGAACAGACCTATTTTGCCACGGCGCTAAAACCGGTCATGGAACTGTCCGCTCAGAAATGGCACGGCGGCGACCCCTTTTCCGAAACGCTGAAAGAGCTTCTGCGCCGCCGGGGAAAGGACAGAGAACTCGCTTCTCTTGCCGGAGCGGCGGAAAAGCGGCCCTTTGCGTTTCACGATCCGCGTAAAGCGACAAGCCTTTTCAGCAGGGAAATGCAGGTTTCCGCCACCCAGATTGAGATCTATCATCTCTGCCGGTTCCAGTATTTCTGCCGCTACGGGCTCGGCGCCCGGGAACGCAAAACCGCCGAACTCAACGCGCTCGAGTACGGCAGCCTGATGCATTATCTGCTGCAGCGGCTGTTTCAGGAGATCGGAAGCGCTCAAATTAACGGCGTCACGGACCGTGAGCTCCGCGGCGTCATTCTGAAATTTCTCGAAGATTATGTGGAGGCGAGATTCGGCGGGCTGAAAAACCGGACGCCGCGCTTTGCCTACCTGATTTCCCGGCTGGCGGACTCCGCACAGATCGTTGCCAGGCGCATCGCCGAAGAGCTTGCGCAGAGCGGATTTGAACCGGTGGATTTTGAACTGTCCATCGGCGGCGAGATTCCTCCGCTGACCATTCCGCTGCCGGACGGCGGCAAGGTGGAGATCGACGGAAAAATCGACCGGGTGGACGTGATGGCCCGAAACGGGGTCCGGTATCTTCGCGTGGTGGACTATAAAACGGGACAGAAAGAATTCCGCCTCTCCGACGTGATTTACGGCATGAATCTGCAGATGCTGATTTATCTGGCGGCACTTTGTGAAAACGGGAAGAGACGCTACGGCGAGGTGCTTCCGGCCGGGGTGCTGTACATGCCTGCCAACCGCCCGTCTGCTGCTGCAAAGCGGGAGGATGACGGAAAGAAGCTGGAAAAGGATTTCGGAAGGAAACTTCGCATGGACGGTCTGATCTTAAACGATGCGGAGGTAGTCGCCGCGATGGAGCCGGATGGAAAAGGGACTTATCTCCCGGTCACGCTGAAAGGAGGCGTTCCTTCGGGCGAGGGGCATCTGATTACGGAACGGGAACTGGAACAGGCCTTCCATTATATTCGTAGGCTCGTTGCGGATATGGCGGAAGAATTGAAGCGGGGAAAAATCGCCGCCGTGCCGTTGTCCGGAGATTACGACGCGTGCGCATGGTGTCCCTATGGAGCAGTTTGCGGCCACGAGCGCGACGACCTGGAGCGTGAAATGCAGAAATGGGACCGTGACGCCGTGATCGGGGAATTTTCGAAAGGAGGGGAGACGGAATGA
- a CDS encoding ACT domain-containing protein: MRAVITVIGKDMVGILARISSVCAENEVNVVEVTQSILQDLFAMIMLVDISKCRVPFPELSERLTRAGKDLNLSVHVMHEDIFNSMHRI; this comes from the coding sequence ATGCGAGCTGTCATCACTGTTATCGGCAAGGACATGGTCGGAATTCTCGCGCGTATTTCTTCTGTCTGCGCGGAAAATGAAGTAAACGTGGTGGAAGTGACCCAGTCGATTCTCCAGGACCTTTTTGCCATGATTATGCTTGTCGATATTTCAAAATGCCGGGTCCCTTTCCCGGAACTCTCGGAACGGCTGACCCGCGCCGGAAAAGACTTGAATCTTTCCGTCCATGTAATGCATGAGGACATTTTCAATTCCATGCACCGCATCTAA
- a CDS encoding PFL family protein, producing MINSRDILETIRMIDNENLDVRTITMGISLLDCTDPDIGRACDKIYDKICRYAKDLVRTGEAISAEYGIPIIHKRISVTPIAMIAAACPDKSPVRFAKALDRAAKTTGVNFIGGYSALVHKGFGPGDYAVIESIPQALSETELVCSSVNIGSTKAGINMDAVEKMGRIVLDTARKTADRECIGAAKLVVFCNAPEDNPFMAGAFHGPGEPDCVINVGVSGPGVVRAALAKAGDCKMDEVANIIKKTAFKVTRMGQLVAQEASRRLCVPFGIIDLSLAPTPAVGDSVAHILEEMGLESCGAHGTTAALALLNDAVKKGGVMASSHVGGLSGAFIPVTEDAGMIDAARCGSLSLTKLEAMTAVCSVGLDMIAVPGDIPAEIISAIIADEAAIGMVNSKTTAVRLIPAIGKKAGDELNFGGLLGGGPVMEVNRYSPLKMIRRGGRIPAPIQSLKN from the coding sequence ATGATAAATTCCCGCGATATTTTAGAAACCATACGGATGATCGACAATGAAAACCTTGACGTGCGGACTATCACGATGGGAATTTCTCTGCTTGACTGCACTGACCCGGACATCGGCCGCGCATGCGACAAGATCTACGACAAAATCTGCCGCTATGCCAAGGATCTTGTCAGGACCGGCGAGGCAATCAGCGCAGAATACGGCATTCCGATCATCCACAAGCGCATTTCCGTCACGCCGATCGCCATGATCGCAGCGGCCTGTCCCGACAAAAGCCCCGTTCGTTTTGCGAAGGCGTTGGACCGCGCCGCCAAAACGACCGGAGTTAATTTTATCGGCGGATATTCCGCCCTGGTTCACAAGGGGTTCGGCCCCGGCGATTATGCCGTGATCGAAAGCATCCCACAGGCGCTGAGCGAAACGGAACTGGTCTGTTCCTCCGTCAATATCGGCTCCACAAAAGCAGGGATCAACATGGACGCCGTGGAAAAAATGGGCCGCATCGTCCTCGATACCGCCAGGAAAACCGCCGACCGGGAATGCATCGGCGCGGCAAAGCTGGTTGTTTTCTGCAACGCGCCGGAAGACAATCCCTTCATGGCGGGCGCGTTCCACGGTCCCGGAGAGCCCGACTGTGTGATCAATGTCGGCGTTTCCGGCCCCGGCGTCGTTCGCGCGGCGCTGGCAAAGGCGGGGGATTGCAAAATGGACGAGGTCGCCAACATCATCAAGAAAACGGCGTTCAAAGTGACGCGGATGGGCCAGCTGGTGGCGCAGGAAGCCTCCCGTCGGCTCTGCGTTCCGTTCGGGATCATCGATTTGTCCCTGGCGCCGACCCCCGCGGTCGGAGATTCCGTCGCCCATATTCTCGAGGAAATGGGGCTGGAAAGCTGCGGCGCGCATGGTACTACCGCGGCACTGGCGCTTTTGAACGACGCCGTGAAAAAGGGCGGAGTCATGGCTTCTTCCCACGTCGGCGGCCTATCCGGCGCCTTTATTCCCGTCACGGAAGACGCCGGAATGATCGACGCTGCCCGCTGCGGTTCCCTCAGCCTGACGAAACTGGAAGCAATGACCGCGGTCTGCTCGGTAGGGCTTGACATGATCGCCGTCCCCGGTGACATCCCGGCCGAGATTATTTCGGCCATCATCGCGGATGAGGCCGCCATCGGCATGGTCAATTCCAAAACGACCGCCGTCCGGCTGATTCCCGCAATCGGCAAAAAAGCCGGCGATGAACTGAACTTCGGAGGTCTGCTTGGCGGAGGCCCCGTCATGGAGGTCAACCGCTATTCTCCGCTGAAGATGATCCGGCGGGGAGGAAGGATTCCGGCTCCGATCCAAAGTTTAAAAAATTAA
- a CDS encoding aminotransferase class I/II-fold pyridoxal phosphate-dependent enzyme, whose translation MKEGVCSVIDYQRMLNSNVQKMKPSGIRRFFDIANEMDNVISLSIGEPDFTTPWHVREEGIHSLEDGKTWYSPNRGFFELRQEICLFLKRHYHLDYDPKTDLVVTVGGSEAIDLTIRSLVEPGEEVLIPEPSFVCYKPLTLAARGVPVPVVTRQEDLFRLTAEELEKKITPKTKLLILPYPNNPTGAVMRRKNLEAVARVVLEHNLLVLSDEIYGELTYGDYRHVSFSEIDGMKERTILVNGFSKAFAMTGWRLGYAAGPKEIIGQMTKLHQFGIMSAPTTAQYAAIEALKNGDGDINSMRDQYDLRRRLIVDGFNAMGLTCFEPEGAFYVFPCIKSTGMNSEEFCEKLLYAEKVAVVPGSAFGDCGEGYVRVSYSYSIRHITEALSRIEHFIRTLSGGSNA comes from the coding sequence ATGAAAGAAGGAGTGTGCTCTGTGATTGACTATCAGCGCATGCTCAACAGCAACGTACAGAAAATGAAGCCCTCCGGGATCCGGCGCTTTTTCGACATCGCGAATGAAATGGACAACGTGATTTCCCTGTCGATCGGCGAACCGGACTTTACAACCCCGTGGCATGTGCGGGAGGAGGGAATCCATTCCCTGGAGGACGGCAAAACGTGGTACTCGCCAAACCGCGGTTTTTTCGAGCTTCGGCAGGAAATCTGCCTTTTTTTAAAGCGCCATTATCATTTGGACTACGACCCGAAAACGGATCTTGTCGTTACGGTCGGCGGCAGCGAGGCGATCGACCTGACGATCCGCAGTCTGGTGGAGCCGGGGGAAGAAGTCCTGATCCCGGAGCCGAGTTTTGTCTGTTACAAACCGCTGACTCTCGCGGCGAGGGGCGTGCCGGTTCCGGTTGTGACCCGGCAGGAGGACCTGTTCCGGCTGACGGCGGAAGAACTGGAAAAGAAAATAACGCCGAAGACGAAGCTGCTGATTCTTCCATATCCCAATAATCCGACCGGGGCCGTGATGCGGCGGAAGAACCTGGAAGCGGTGGCCCGGGTGGTTTTGGAACATAATCTGCTGGTGCTTTCGGACGAGATCTATGGGGAGCTTACTTACGGCGATTACCGCCATGTATCCTTTTCGGAAATCGACGGGATGAAGGAACGCACCATCCTGGTCAACGGTTTTTCCAAGGCGTTTGCCATGACCGGATGGCGCCTCGGCTACGCCGCGGGTCCGAAGGAAATTATCGGGCAGATGACAAAGCTGCATCAGTTCGGGATCATGAGCGCCCCGACGACGGCGCAGTACGCCGCCATCGAGGCGCTGAAAAACGGAGACGGGGATATCAATTCCATGCGGGATCAGTACGATCTGCGCAGACGGCTGATTGTCGACGGCTTTAACGCGATGGGCCTGACCTGTTTCGAGCCGGAGGGGGCGTTTTATGTTTTTCCATGCATCAAAAGCACGGGGATGAACTCGGAAGAATTCTGCGAAAAGCTGCTTTACGCTGAAAAAGTGGCCGTGGTGCCCGGCAGCGCATTCGGGGACTGCGGCGAAGGATATGTCCGTGTTTCCTATTCCTACTCCATCCGGCATATTACGGAGGCGCTTTCAAGGATCGAACACTTTATCCGGACGCTGTCTGGAGGCTCCAATGCCTGA